One genomic segment of Sminthopsis crassicaudata isolate SCR6 chromosome 4, ASM4859323v1, whole genome shotgun sequence includes these proteins:
- the CNN3 gene encoding calponin-3 yields the protein MTHFNKGPSYGLSAEVKNKIASKYDHQAEEDLRNWIEEVTGLSIGTNFQLGLKDGIILCELINKLQPGSVKKVNESSLNWPQLENIGNFIKAIQAYGMKPHDIFEANDLFENGNMTQVQTTLVALAGLAKTKGFHTTIDIGVKYAEKQARRFDEGKLKAGQSVIGLQMGTNKCASQAGMTAYGTRRHLYDPKMQTDKPFDQTTISLQMGTNKGASQAGMLAPGTRRDIYDQKLTLQPVDNSTISLQMGTNKVASQKGMSVYGLGRQVYDPKYCAAPTEPVIHNGSQGTGTNGSEISDNDYQAEYPDEYHVEYQDDYPRDYEYSDQGIDY from the exons ATTGCCTCCAAGTATGACCATCAGGCAGAGGAAGATCTTCGCAACTGGATAGAAGAAGTTACAGGCTTGAGTATTGGGACAAACTTTCAGCTGGGCTTAAAAGATGGCATAATCCTCTGCGA acttATAAACAAGCTTCAGCCAGGTTCAGTGAAGAAAGTCAATGAGTCTTCATTAAACTGGCCTCAG ttggagaacatCGGCAATTTTATCAAAGCCATTCAGGCTTATGGTATGAAGCCACATGACATCTTTGAAGCAAATGATCTTTTTGAGAATGGAAACATGACCCAAGTTCAGACTACACTGGTAGCTTTAGCAGGTCtg GCTAAAACAAAAGGGTTCCATACAACAATTGACATTGGCGTCAAATATGCAGAAAAGCAAGCGAGGCGTTTTGATGAAGGAAAACTGAAAGCTGGACAAAGTGTAATTGGCCTGCAG ATGGGAACCAACAAATGTGCCAGCCAGGCAGGAATGACTGCCTATGGCACTAGGAGACATCTTTATGATCCCAAAATGCAAACTGACAAGCCCTTTGACCAGACAACAATTAGTCTGCAAATGGGTACTAACAAAGGAGCCAGTCAG GCTGGAATGTTAGCACCAGGTACCAGAAGAGATATCTATGATCAGAAGCTGACATTACAACCAGTGGACAACTCGACAATTTCACTACAGATGGGTACCAACAAAGTTGCTTCCCAGAAAGGAATGAGTGTCTATGGGCTTGGGCGACAAGTATATGATCCCAAATACTGTGCTGCACCAACAGAACCTGTAATACATAATGGAAGCCAAGGAACAGGAACAAATGGGTCTGAAATCAGTGATAATGATTATCAGGCAGAATATCCAGATGAATATCATGTGGAGTACCAAGATGACTATCCAAGAGATTACGAATATAGTGACCAGGGCATTGATTATTAG